In Delphinus delphis chromosome 11, mDelDel1.2, whole genome shotgun sequence, one genomic interval encodes:
- the NTF3 gene encoding neurotrophin-3 translates to MSILFYVIFLAYLRGIQGNSMDQRSLPEDSLNSLIIKLIQADILKNKLSKQMVDVKENYQSTLPKAEAPREPAKSEFQPMTAMGPELLRHQRRYNSPRVLLSDSTPLEPPPLYLMEDYVGNPVATNRTARRKRYAEHKSHRGEYSVCDSESLWVTDKSSAIDIRGHQVTVLGEIKTGNSPVKQYFYETRCKEARPVKNGCRGIDDKHWNSQCKTSQTYVRALTSENNKLVGWRWIRIDTSCVCALSRKIGRT, encoded by the coding sequence ATGTCCATCTTGTTTTATGTGATATTTCTCGCTTATCTCCGTGGCATCCAAGGTAACAGCATGGATCAAAGGAGTTTGCCGGAAGACTCGCTCAATTCCCTGATTATTAAGCTGATCCaggcagatattttaaaaaacaagctcTCCAAGCAGATGGTGGACGTTAAGGAAAACTACCAGAGCACGCTGCCCAAAGCAGAGGCCCCCCGGGAGCCTGCCAAGTCGGAATTCCAGCCCATGACGGCCATGGGCCCCGAACTGCTGCGGCATCAGAGACGCTACAACTCCCCCCGGGTCCTGCTGAGTGACAGCACCCCCTTGGAGCCCCCTCCCCTGTACCTCATGGAGGATTACGTGGGCAACCCCGTGGCGACCAACAGAACGGCGCGGAGGAAGAGGTACGCGGAACACAAGAGTCACCGAGGGGAGTACTCCGTGTGTGACAGCGAGAGCTTGTGGGTGACCGACAAGTCATCGGCCATCGACATTCGGGGACACCAGGTCACGGTGCTGGGGGAGATCAAAACCGGCAACTCTCCCGtcaaacaatatttttatgaGACGAGATGTAAAGAGGCCAGGCCTGTCAAGAACGGTTGCAGAGGCATTGACGACAAACACTGGAACTCTCAGTGCAAAACCTCCCAAACCTACGTCCGGGCACTGACGTCAGAAAACAACAAGCTGGTCGGCTGGCGGTGGATACGGATAGACACATCCTGTGTGTGTGCCTTGTCGAGAAAGATCGGAAGAACATAA